One Bosea sp. 685 DNA segment encodes these proteins:
- a CDS encoding glutathione S-transferase — protein MKLYDGGRAPNPRRVRIFFAEKGVTLPELVPVDIAKKEHRSESFTRINPLQRLPVLVLDDGTALAETIAICRYVESLHPQPPLFGVDPKQQALAEMWNRRVELGLFSSVSAVFRHSHPSMAELEDQVPEWAEANREQIEDHLWILELQLAGNRFVCGETLTVADITAGIAIDFMKPSRISLPEDFVHIRRWHTELSARPSWKA, from the coding sequence ATGAAGCTCTATGATGGCGGGCGGGCGCCCAATCCACGGCGGGTGCGGATTTTCTTCGCCGAGAAGGGCGTGACTCTGCCCGAGCTCGTGCCGGTGGATATCGCGAAAAAGGAGCACAGGAGCGAAAGCTTCACGCGCATCAACCCGCTGCAGCGGCTGCCGGTGCTCGTGCTCGACGACGGCACCGCGCTGGCCGAGACCATTGCGATCTGCCGCTATGTCGAGAGCCTCCATCCGCAGCCGCCGCTGTTCGGGGTCGATCCGAAGCAGCAGGCGCTGGCCGAGATGTGGAATCGCCGCGTCGAGCTTGGCCTGTTCAGCAGCGTCTCCGCCGTCTTCCGCCACAGCCACCCCTCGATGGCGGAGCTGGAGGATCAGGTTCCCGAATGGGCCGAGGCCAATCGCGAGCAGATCGAGGATCATCTCTGGATTCTCGAGCTCCAGCTCGCCGGCAACCGCTTCGTCTGCGGGGAGACGCTGACGGTTGCGGATATCACGGCCGGCATCGCGATCGACTTCATGAAGCCCTCGCGTATTTCGCTGCCCGAGGATTTCGTCCATATCCGCCGCTGGCACACTGAGCTCTCAGCGCGCCCGAGTTGGAAGGCCTGA
- a CDS encoding ABC transporter permease has protein sequence MASKPLASKALSSQTLPGGALRNIVPPIVLALVLILCWQGLHLATASGAISSPAATLARLVVLMGSGRFWLDVVETGTAFAWALVLSIVLGIGLGVVLALLRPVGEVMEPILVTFYSLPKVTLYPLVLLIFGLGMPAKVAFGIMHGLVPITLLTRNAITQLKPVYLRTAKVMRLSAFEAVRSVVLPAIIPELVAGIRIGFSLSLLGVLIGEMFASKRGLGFTAVNAMGLGDLDTIMAIGVFLALFAVLANGGLLSLERAIRHRSAGR, from the coding sequence ATGGCGAGCAAACCCCTGGCGAGCAAAGCCCTGTCGAGCCAAACCCTGCCAGGCGGAGCCTTGCGAAACATCGTGCCGCCGATCGTGCTGGCCCTGGTCCTGATCCTGTGCTGGCAGGGCCTGCACCTTGCCACCGCATCGGGCGCGATCAGTTCGCCCGCCGCGACCCTGGCGCGGCTCGTCGTGCTGATGGGGAGCGGCCGCTTCTGGCTCGACGTCGTCGAGACCGGCACGGCCTTCGCCTGGGCGCTCGTCCTGTCGATCGTGCTCGGCATCGGGCTCGGCGTCGTGCTCGCTTTGCTGCGGCCGGTGGGCGAGGTGATGGAGCCGATCCTGGTGACCTTCTACTCGCTGCCGAAGGTGACGCTGTATCCGCTGGTCCTGCTGATCTTCGGGCTTGGAATGCCGGCGAAGGTCGCCTTCGGCATCATGCATGGGCTCGTGCCGATCACGCTCCTGACGCGCAACGCCATCACCCAATTGAAGCCGGTCTATCTGCGCACGGCCAAGGTGATGCGGCTCAGCGCGTTCGAGGCGGTGCGCTCCGTCGTGCTGCCCGCGATCATTCCCGAGCTCGTCGCCGGCATCCGGATCGGTTTCTCGCTGAGCCTGCTCGGCGTCTTGATCGGCGAGATGTTCGCGTCAAAACGAGGCCTGGGCTTCACCGCCGTCAACGCGATGGGCCTGGGCGATCTCGACACGATCATGGCGATCGGCGTGTTTCTGGCGCTCTTCGCGGTGCTGGCGAATGGCGGGCTGCTGTCGCTGGAGCGCGCGATCCGCCACCGCTCGGCCGGCCGGTAG